The Benincasa hispida cultivar B227 chromosome 9, ASM972705v1, whole genome shotgun sequence genome has a segment encoding these proteins:
- the LOC120086545 gene encoding uncharacterized protein LOC120086545, producing MEALASSVNIPKFPEPYSHSFFRKATNRTGFLRINDCSNFVALRALSGEAEEAKPSGNTFGLFSEEDASLEDVSFTEDEINFTQSNEKNANEPLEVDVSLTVPSGSGSGTRAGLFRTPISGGVQSATSAHGLPRPALAVRNLMEQARFAHLCTVMSRMHHRRQGYPFGSLVDFAADSMGHPIFSFSPLAIHTRNLLADPRCTVVVQIPGWSGLSNARVTIFGDIYPLPEDQQEWAHKQYISKHQQGPSQQWGNFYYFRMQDISDIYFIGGFGTVAWVDVKEYETLQPDKIAVDGGEQSLKELNVMFSKPLKELLSAESEVDDAALISIDSKGIDIRVRQGAQFNVQRLSFEGGHAVETLEEAKVALWKLINKGGVCNFKK from the exons ATGGAAGCGCTAGCCAGCTCTGTAAACATTCCCAAGTTTCCAGAGCCATACTCTCATTCTTTTTTCAGGAAGGCAACCAATCGAACTGGATTTCTCAGAATCAACGACTGTTCTAACTTCGTTGCCCTTCGTGCTCTTTCTGGCGAAGCTGAAGAGGCCAAGCCATCTGGTAATACGTTTGGATTATTTTCCGAAGAAGATGCATCTCTCGAAGACGTCTCTTTCACCGAG GATGAGATAAATTTCACTCAAAGCAATGAGAAGAATGCAAATGAGCCCCTAGAGGTGGATGTATCTCTTACGGTTCCATCTGGCAGTGGAAGTGGAACTAGAGCTGGTCTTTTCAGGACACCAATATCTGGTGGTGTGCAGAGTGCAACCTCAGCACATGGTCTACCTAGACCGGCCTTAGCTGTCCGCAATCTTATGGAACAG GCCAGATTCGCTCATTTGTGCACGGTGATGTCTCGAATGCACCACCGCAGGCAAGGGTATCCATTTGGTTCTTTAGTGGATTTTGCAGCTGACTCCATGGGCC atccaattttttctttttcacctcTGGCCATTCATACGCGGAATTTGTTGGCGGACCCAAGATGCACCGTTGTTGTGCAG ATACCTGGATGGAGTGGCTTGTCAAATGCCAGAGTTACTATTTTTGGTGATATATACCCCCTTCCAGAGGATCAACAG GAATGGGCTCATAAACAATACATATCGAAGCATCAACAAGGACCTTCTCAACAGTGGGGGAATTTTTACTACTTCAGGATGCAAGACATCAG TGACATATATTTCATTGGAGGTTTTGGGACTGTTGCGTGGGTGGATGTGAAGGAGTATGAGACCCTTCAACCTGATAAGATTGCAGTTGACGGAGGTGAGCAAAGTCTTAAG GAACTGAACGTGATGTTCTCAAAACCTTTGAAAGAGCTGCTGTCAGCTGAAAGTGAAGTAGACGACGCAGCTTTAATATCAATAGACAGCAAGGGAATAGATATTCGAGTTCGACAAGGAGCTCAG TTCAATGTCCAAAGACTATCTTTTGAAGGAGGGCATGCGGTCGAAACACTAGAGGAAGCCAAGGTTGCACTTTGGAAGCTAATAAACAAAGGGGGAGTatgcaattttaaaaaataa
- the LOC120086315 gene encoding uncharacterized protein LOC120086315 — translation MVCILAGSTGLCLQGKTLAAVCMWRRRSDGIRNKIRSEAEGENENTVPGRDRVMGFGKHKGKMLGTLPSTYLKWVSKNLRAREFEEWAILADQVLEDPVYQDRIQWEFAHNILTGAGRTGRDDVVSELLEISDRFGWDWENKSGWRDVEFELLGTSKGGRIPRRIESTQKSESKTTDNVSSCAGGGGGGRRRERRNRLRVKREKSKGAEEKSEVKTETENPTPRFNNPFPGRQTLLNRFTTTKSHLFIKKDPNS, via the coding sequence ATGGTTTGCATTCTTGCTGGTTCCACGGGTTTATGTTTGCAGGGAAAGACGTTGGCGGCGGTATGTATGTGGAGAAGGCGAAGTGATGGGATTAGGAACAAGATTAGGAGTGAAGCAGAAGGAGAAAACGAAAATACGGTTCCAGGCAGAGACCGAGTGATGGGGTTTGGAAAGCACAAGGGCAAAATGCTCGGAACCCTACCTTCAACCTACCTGAAATGGGTTTCCAAAAATCTAAGAgcaagggagtttgaagaatgggcGATTTTGGCAGACCAAGTTCTCGAAGACCCGGTTTACCAAGACCGGATCCAGTGGGAGTTCGCCCACAACATTCTGACCGGTGCCGGTCGGACTGGCCGTGACGATGTCGTTTCTGAGCTGTTGGAGATCAGTGACAGATTTGGCTGGGATTGGGAGAATAAGTCCGGTTGGAGAGATGTGGAGTTTGAGCTTCTGGGGACTTCGAAAGGTGGAAGGATCCCGCGACGAATCGAATCAACTCAGAAGTCGGAATCGAAGACGACGGATAATGTATCATCATGCGCCGGCGGTGGTGGCGGTGGAAGAAGGAGGGAGAGAAGAAATCGGTTGAGAGTGAAGCGAGAGAAATCGAAGGGAGCCGAGGAGAAAAGTGAAGTGAAAACGGAAACTGAGAATCCCACTCCCAGGTTTAATAATCCCTTCCCTGGCCGTCAAACTCTTCTAAACCGGTTTACCACAACCAAatcacatttatttattaaaaaggaTCCCAATTCATAA